A stretch of the Salvelinus fontinalis isolate EN_2023a unplaced genomic scaffold, ASM2944872v1 scaffold_0305, whole genome shotgun sequence genome encodes the following:
- the LOC129845440 gene encoding T-cell activation inhibitor, mitochondrial-like isoform X4, whose protein sequence is MDVLKSCSLSTEHMKGLKASSESPKSQQPVAGHGNPFYRPIKWDKSYYSFTGFRDPEQELEQAKKVEPTLSLWLRNHEKEATKKQNASVPRREELKRLKKELCQKFALEDIRWHRSWGVTHRCCQLQSLSRLSQQNPEAVLNLRGHTIIFTDQSGMNASGHVMLGTMDVHHQWTKLFVSLPSYRSLLQQTEWLKERISHVLGGIQVINIERLGPVQPIEEHCSILNTFHKRLLSRRLALHPRSLQGLAMTLENDRSSPSLHEMGHFVIPATCEPSRLQTFLQSMAWEARQRIKHRNQRALCVTLTCVRPQAAGGGGGGTAPLPGGSGPEESVQGAQCQTQPDDPLLQAVAGGTLPTHGGPPGGGLPLLLCVAGRGLVHPLGLEGLRAQGQGTCCSTPG, encoded by the exons ATGGACGTGTTGAAGTCCTGCAGTCTGTCCACAGAGCACATGAAGGGACTCAAGGCCAGCTCAGAGTCACCCAAGAGCCAGCAGCCGGTGGCTGGGCATGGGAACCCTTTCTACAGGCCCATCAAATGGGACAAAAGCTACTACAGCTTCACTGGCTTCAGAGACCCAGAGCAGGAGCTGGAGCAGGCCAAGAAAGTAGAGCCCACACTAAG CTTGTGGCTGAGAAACCATGAGAAGGAGGCTACGAAGAAGCAGAACGCCAGTGTCCCTCGACGGGAGGAGCTGAAGAGACTCAAGAAGGAATTGTGTCAGAAATTTGCCTTGGAAGATATCAG GTGGCATCGCAGCTGGGGAGTGACTCACAGATGCTGTCAGCTCCAGAGTCTGAGCCGTCTCTCCCAGCAGAACCCTGAGGCTGTGCTCAACCTGCGAG GACACACTATAATATTCACTGACCAATCAGGGATGAATGCCTCGGGTCACGTGATGCTGGGAACAATGGATGTTCATCACCAATGGACAAAA CTGTTTGTGAGTCTCCCCAGCTACCGTAGCCTGCTCCAGCAGACAGAGTGGCTGAAGGAGAGGATCAGCCATGTGTTGGGAGGTATTCAGGTAATTAACATAGAGAGACTGGGACCTGTACAGCCTATAGAGGAACACTGCAGCATCCTCAACACCTTCCATAAGAGACTACTGTCCCGACGCCTAGCCCTGCATCCCAGGAGCCTGCAAGGCCTGGCCATGACCCTGGAGAA TGACCGCTCCAGCCCCAGCCTGCATGAGATGGGTCACTTCGTCATCCCAGCCACCTGTGAGCCTAGCAGACTACAGACTTTCCTCCAGAGCATGGCCTGGGAGGCCCGACAACGAATCAAACACAGGAACCA GCGAGCTCTGTGTGTGACTCTGACCTGTGTCCGTCCCCAGGCTgcaggcggaggaggaggaggtactgctCCACTGCCTGGAGGGTCTGGCCCTGAGGAATCTGTCCAAGGAGCCCAGTGTCAGACACAACCAGATGATCCCCTGCTGCAGGCGGTTGCTGGAGGAACGCTCCCCACTCATGGAGGGCCTCCGGGTGGAGGTCTCCCACTTCTACTCTGTGTTGCAGGACGGGGACTTGTGCATCCCCTGGGACTGGAAGGGCTGAGGGCACAGGGACAGGGGACATGCTGCAGCACGCCTGGTTGA
- the LOC129845440 gene encoding T-cell activation inhibitor, mitochondrial-like isoform X1 yields MSVTSLLRSAMRVGNRHVATHLVHQRALSGADAINALRPFYFAVHPDFFGQHPREREVNENSLKRLNGYLENLQKPGTRSVQPTKLTFYVREIKGKEGIQKDIFPPGFRSVSFTLQTKDVLTTVMDVLKSCSLSTEHMKGLKASSESPKSQQPVAGHGNPFYRPIKWDKSYYSFTGFRDPEQELEQAKKVEPTLSLWLRNHEKEATKKQNASVPRREELKRLKKELCQKFALEDIRWHRSWGVTHRCCQLQSLSRLSQQNPEAVLNLRGHTIIFTDQSGMNASGHVMLGTMDVHHQWTKLFVSLPSYRSLLQQTEWLKERISHVLGGIQVINIERLGPVQPIEEHCSILNTFHKRLLSRRLALHPRSLQGLAMTLENDRSSPSLHEMGHFVIPATCEPSRLQTFLQSMAWEARQRIKHRNQRALCVTLTCVRPQAAGGGGGGTAPLPGGSGPEESVQGAQCQTQPDDPLLQAVAGGTLPTHGGPPGGGLPLLLCVAGRGLVHPLGLEGLRAQGQGTCCSTPG; encoded by the exons ATGTCTGTGACCTCTCTCCTGCGAAGTGCCATGAG AGTGGGGAACAGACATGTTGCAACACATTTGGTCCATCAGAGAGCTCTTTCAGGGGCAGATGCTATCAATGCACTGAGACCTTTCTACTTTGCAGTGCATCCAGACTTCTTTGGCCAGCATCCCAGGGAAAGG GAAGTGAATGAGAATTCCCTCAAGAGACTCAATGGTTATTTGGAAAACCTTCAGAAACCGGGAACCCGCTCAGTCCAACCAACAAAGCTCACCTTTTATGTCAGGGAAATAAAGGGGAAGGAAGGCATTCAGAAGGACATCTTTCCTCCTG GGTTCCGTTCAGTCAGCTTCACTCTGCAGACCAAGGATGTCCTGACCACCGTAATGGACGTGTTGAAGTCCTGCAGTCTGTCCACAGAGCACATGAAGGGACTCAAGGCCAGCTCAGAGTCACCCAAGAGCCAGCAGCCGGTGGCTGGGCATGGGAACCCTTTCTACAGGCCCATCAAATGGGACAAAAGCTACTACAGCTTCACTGGCTTCAGAGACCCAGAGCAGGAGCTGGAGCAGGCCAAGAAAGTAGAGCCCACACTAAG CTTGTGGCTGAGAAACCATGAGAAGGAGGCTACGAAGAAGCAGAACGCCAGTGTCCCTCGACGGGAGGAGCTGAAGAGACTCAAGAAGGAATTGTGTCAGAAATTTGCCTTGGAAGATATCAG GTGGCATCGCAGCTGGGGAGTGACTCACAGATGCTGTCAGCTCCAGAGTCTGAGCCGTCTCTCCCAGCAGAACCCTGAGGCTGTGCTCAACCTGCGAG GACACACTATAATATTCACTGACCAATCAGGGATGAATGCCTCGGGTCACGTGATGCTGGGAACAATGGATGTTCATCACCAATGGACAAAA CTGTTTGTGAGTCTCCCCAGCTACCGTAGCCTGCTCCAGCAGACAGAGTGGCTGAAGGAGAGGATCAGCCATGTGTTGGGAGGTATTCAGGTAATTAACATAGAGAGACTGGGACCTGTACAGCCTATAGAGGAACACTGCAGCATCCTCAACACCTTCCATAAGAGACTACTGTCCCGACGCCTAGCCCTGCATCCCAGGAGCCTGCAAGGCCTGGCCATGACCCTGGAGAA TGACCGCTCCAGCCCCAGCCTGCATGAGATGGGTCACTTCGTCATCCCAGCCACCTGTGAGCCTAGCAGACTACAGACTTTCCTCCAGAGCATGGCCTGGGAGGCCCGACAACGAATCAAACACAGGAACCA GCGAGCTCTGTGTGTGACTCTGACCTGTGTCCGTCCCCAGGCTgcaggcggaggaggaggaggtactgctCCACTGCCTGGAGGGTCTGGCCCTGAGGAATCTGTCCAAGGAGCCCAGTGTCAGACACAACCAGATGATCCCCTGCTGCAGGCGGTTGCTGGAGGAACGCTCCCCACTCATGGAGGGCCTCCGGGTGGAGGTCTCCCACTTCTACTCTGTGTTGCAGGACGGGGACTTGTGCATCCCCTGGGACTGGAAGGGCTGAGGGCACAGGGACAGGGGACATGCTGCAGCACGCCTGGTTGA
- the LOC129845440 gene encoding T-cell activation inhibitor, mitochondrial-like isoform X2 gives MSVTSLLRSAMRVGNRHVATHLVHQRALSGADAINALRPFYFAVHPDFFGQHPREREVNENSLKRLNGYLENLQKPGTRSVQPTKLTFYVREIKGKEGIQKDIFPPGFRSVSFTLQTKDVLTTVMDVLKSCSLSTEHMKGLKASSESPKSQQPVAGHGNPFYRPIKWDKSYYSFTGFRDPEQELEQAKKVEPTLSLWLRNHEKEATKKQNASVPRREELKRLKKELCQKFALEDIRWHRSWGVTHRCCQLQSLSRLSQQNPEAVLNLRGHTIIFTDQSGMNASGHVMLGTMDVHHQWTKLFVSLPSYRSLLQQTEWLKERISHVLGGIQVINIERLGPVQPIEEHCSILNTFHKRLLSRRLALHPRSLQGLAMTLENDRSSPSLHEMGHFVIPATCEPSRLQTFLQSMAWEARQRIKHRNQLQAEEEEVLLHCLEGLALRNLSKEPSVRHNQMIPCCRRLLEERSPLMEGLRVEVSHFYSVLQDGDLCIPWDWKG, from the exons ATGTCTGTGACCTCTCTCCTGCGAAGTGCCATGAG AGTGGGGAACAGACATGTTGCAACACATTTGGTCCATCAGAGAGCTCTTTCAGGGGCAGATGCTATCAATGCACTGAGACCTTTCTACTTTGCAGTGCATCCAGACTTCTTTGGCCAGCATCCCAGGGAAAGG GAAGTGAATGAGAATTCCCTCAAGAGACTCAATGGTTATTTGGAAAACCTTCAGAAACCGGGAACCCGCTCAGTCCAACCAACAAAGCTCACCTTTTATGTCAGGGAAATAAAGGGGAAGGAAGGCATTCAGAAGGACATCTTTCCTCCTG GGTTCCGTTCAGTCAGCTTCACTCTGCAGACCAAGGATGTCCTGACCACCGTAATGGACGTGTTGAAGTCCTGCAGTCTGTCCACAGAGCACATGAAGGGACTCAAGGCCAGCTCAGAGTCACCCAAGAGCCAGCAGCCGGTGGCTGGGCATGGGAACCCTTTCTACAGGCCCATCAAATGGGACAAAAGCTACTACAGCTTCACTGGCTTCAGAGACCCAGAGCAGGAGCTGGAGCAGGCCAAGAAAGTAGAGCCCACACTAAG CTTGTGGCTGAGAAACCATGAGAAGGAGGCTACGAAGAAGCAGAACGCCAGTGTCCCTCGACGGGAGGAGCTGAAGAGACTCAAGAAGGAATTGTGTCAGAAATTTGCCTTGGAAGATATCAG GTGGCATCGCAGCTGGGGAGTGACTCACAGATGCTGTCAGCTCCAGAGTCTGAGCCGTCTCTCCCAGCAGAACCCTGAGGCTGTGCTCAACCTGCGAG GACACACTATAATATTCACTGACCAATCAGGGATGAATGCCTCGGGTCACGTGATGCTGGGAACAATGGATGTTCATCACCAATGGACAAAA CTGTTTGTGAGTCTCCCCAGCTACCGTAGCCTGCTCCAGCAGACAGAGTGGCTGAAGGAGAGGATCAGCCATGTGTTGGGAGGTATTCAGGTAATTAACATAGAGAGACTGGGACCTGTACAGCCTATAGAGGAACACTGCAGCATCCTCAACACCTTCCATAAGAGACTACTGTCCCGACGCCTAGCCCTGCATCCCAGGAGCCTGCAAGGCCTGGCCATGACCCTGGAGAA TGACCGCTCCAGCCCCAGCCTGCATGAGATGGGTCACTTCGTCATCCCAGCCACCTGTGAGCCTAGCAGACTACAGACTTTCCTCCAGAGCATGGCCTGGGAGGCCCGACAACGAATCAAACACAGGAACCA GCTgcaggcggaggaggaggaggtactgctCCACTGCCTGGAGGGTCTGGCCCTGAGGAATCTGTCCAAGGAGCCCAGTGTCAGACACAACCAGATGATCCCCTGCTGCAGGCGGTTGCTGGAGGAACGCTCCCCACTCATGGAGGGCCTCCGGGTGGAGGTCTCCCACTTCTACTCTGTGTTGCAGGACGGGGACTTGTGCATCCCCTGGGACTGGAAGGGCTGA
- the LOC129845440 gene encoding T-cell activation inhibitor, mitochondrial-like isoform X3 has protein sequence MSVTSLLRSAMRVGNRHVATHLVHQRALSGADAINALRPFYFAVHPDFFGQHPREREVNENSLKRLNGYLENLQKPGTRSVQPTKLTFYVREIKGKEGIQKDIFPPGFRSVSFTLQTKDVLTTVMDVLKSCSLSTEHMKGLKASSESPKSQQPVAGHGNPFYRPIKWDKSYYSFTGFRDPEQELEQAKKVEPTLSLWLRNHEKEATKKQNASVPRREELKRLKKELCQKFALEDIRWHRSWGVTHRCCQLQSLSRLSQQNPEAVLNLRGHTIIFTDQSGMNASGHVMLGTMDVHHQWTKLFVSLPSYRSLLQQTEWLKERISHVLGGIQVINIERLGPVQPIEEHCSILNTFHKRLLSRRLALHPRSLQGLAMTLEKELGGPNEITGGLPIGEPWCRGM, from the exons ATGTCTGTGACCTCTCTCCTGCGAAGTGCCATGAG AGTGGGGAACAGACATGTTGCAACACATTTGGTCCATCAGAGAGCTCTTTCAGGGGCAGATGCTATCAATGCACTGAGACCTTTCTACTTTGCAGTGCATCCAGACTTCTTTGGCCAGCATCCCAGGGAAAGG GAAGTGAATGAGAATTCCCTCAAGAGACTCAATGGTTATTTGGAAAACCTTCAGAAACCGGGAACCCGCTCAGTCCAACCAACAAAGCTCACCTTTTATGTCAGGGAAATAAAGGGGAAGGAAGGCATTCAGAAGGACATCTTTCCTCCTG GGTTCCGTTCAGTCAGCTTCACTCTGCAGACCAAGGATGTCCTGACCACCGTAATGGACGTGTTGAAGTCCTGCAGTCTGTCCACAGAGCACATGAAGGGACTCAAGGCCAGCTCAGAGTCACCCAAGAGCCAGCAGCCGGTGGCTGGGCATGGGAACCCTTTCTACAGGCCCATCAAATGGGACAAAAGCTACTACAGCTTCACTGGCTTCAGAGACCCAGAGCAGGAGCTGGAGCAGGCCAAGAAAGTAGAGCCCACACTAAG CTTGTGGCTGAGAAACCATGAGAAGGAGGCTACGAAGAAGCAGAACGCCAGTGTCCCTCGACGGGAGGAGCTGAAGAGACTCAAGAAGGAATTGTGTCAGAAATTTGCCTTGGAAGATATCAG GTGGCATCGCAGCTGGGGAGTGACTCACAGATGCTGTCAGCTCCAGAGTCTGAGCCGTCTCTCCCAGCAGAACCCTGAGGCTGTGCTCAACCTGCGAG GACACACTATAATATTCACTGACCAATCAGGGATGAATGCCTCGGGTCACGTGATGCTGGGAACAATGGATGTTCATCACCAATGGACAAAA CTGTTTGTGAGTCTCCCCAGCTACCGTAGCCTGCTCCAGCAGACAGAGTGGCTGAAGGAGAGGATCAGCCATGTGTTGGGAGGTATTCAGGTAATTAACATAGAGAGACTGGGACCTGTACAGCCTATAGAGGAACACTGCAGCATCCTCAACACCTTCCATAAGAGACTACTGTCCCGACGCCTAGCCCTGCATCCCAGGAGCCTGCAAGGCCTGGCCATGACCCTGGAGAA AGAACTTGGAGGGCCAAATGAAATCACCGGCGGGCTGCCTATAGGGGAACCCTGGTGTAGAGGCATGTGA